A window of the Cannabis sativa cultivar Pink pepper isolate KNU-18-1 chromosome X, ASM2916894v1, whole genome shotgun sequence genome harbors these coding sequences:
- the LOC133032352 gene encoding uncharacterized protein LOC133032352 has protein sequence MPTYVKFLKDILTKKRRLSKFEMVVLTEGCSFMLKSKVPPKLKNPGSFIIPISIGSRDVGRALCDLGASINLMPMSIFKKLGIGEVRLTTVTLQLADRSMAHSDGKIEDILVQVDKFTFLADFIILDYEEDREIPIILGRSFLTTGKTLIDFEK, from the coding sequence ATGCCAACCTATGTAAAGTTTTTGAAGgacattttgacaaagaaaaggaGGCTTAGCAAGTTTGAAATGGTTGTTTTGACAGAGGGCTGCAGTTTTATGTTGAAGAGTAAAGTTCCACCTAAATTGAAAAATCCGGGTAGCTttataattccaatttctatTGGGAGTCGAGATGTTGGAAGAGCTCTTTGTGATTTGGGAGCTAGTATTAATCTCATGCCCATGTCTATTTTCAAGAAATTGGGAATTGGAGAAGTAAGGTTAACCACCGTCACTTTGCAATTAGCGGATCGTTCTATGGCCCATTCGGATGGAAAAATTGAAGATATTTTGGTACAAGTTGATAAGTTCACTTTTCTGGCCGATTTCATTATTCTTGACTATGAGGAAGATAGGGAAATTCCAATTATTTTAGGGAGGTCATTTCTTACTACAGGAAAGACTTTGATAGATTTTGAAAAATGA